From a single Carassius gibelio isolate Cgi1373 ecotype wild population from Czech Republic chromosome A18, carGib1.2-hapl.c, whole genome shotgun sequence genomic region:
- the LOC127934433 gene encoding cytoplasmic tRNA 2-thiolation protein 2-like — protein sequence MCQVEEDYNGLERNQEKIPVPTFNRKCVKCKEGTAVLIIRVNDAFCRSCFKEYFIHKFRAMLGKNRVIFPQEKVLLAVSGGAASCSMLSQVQEGLSREAPKKLRFVPGIIHIDDGGACGRSADERQGSNALLKSIFTDTGFPYFIVSLEQVFSLPSSVLVPGTSDPDPSNPGYKQAVDQYIKEKQTLTEENVASAVAQLSLEDSPEHKLALERLFSSLKTLTAKEDMLQTLRLHLILHIARENGYSKVMMGDSCSRLAVKLLSNIALGRGSALASDTGFSDARYGDVVIVRPMRDYSSKEIAFYSRMFNVPSVFISGLDTKTQDKASIQRLTESFVTNLQSDFPSTVSTIYRTSEKLHTVIPPQSQTAEPASKCLLCL from the exons ATGTGTCAAGTTGAAGAAGACTATAATGGTCTGGAGCGTAACCAGGAGAAGATACCCGTGCCGAC GTTTAACAGGAAGTGTGTGAAATGTAAGGAGGGGACTGCTGTGCTCATCATTCGGGTCAATGATGCATTTTGCCG GTCCTGCTTTAAGGAGTACTTCATTCACAAGTTTCGGGCCATGCTGGGAAAGAATCGTGTCATCTTTCCTCAGGAGAag GTTCTTCTTGCTGTTTCTGGTGGCGCAGCCTCTTGCTCGATGCTCTCGCAAGTTCAAGAG GGGCTGAGTCGAGAGGCTCCCAAAAAATTACGATTTGTGCCTGGAATCATACACATTGATG ATGGCGGAGCTTGTGGCCGGAGTGCAGACGAGCGGCAGGGGTCTAATGCTCTGCTGAAGAGCATCTTCACAGACACTGGCTTCCCTTACTTTATAGTTTCTCTAGAGCAG GTTTTCAGTCTGCCTAGCTCTGTACTGGTGCCTGGCACATCTGATCCAGACCCGTCCAATCCAGGCTATAAACAAGCGGTGGATCAGTATATCAAAGAGAAACAGACACTCACAGAAGAGAATGTAGCCAGTGCTGTGGCTCAGCTCAGTTTAGAAGACTCTCCCGAACACAAGCTGGCATTAGAGAGGCTGTTCTCCTCTCTGAAGACACTCACCGCCAAAGAGGATATGCTACAGACCTTACG GCTGCACCTGATTCTGCACATTGCCCGTGAGAACGGTTACTCGAAGGTCATGATGGGAGACAGCTGCTCACGACTGGCCGTCAAACTGCTCAGTAATATCGCTCTGGGTCGCGGATCAGCACTGGCTTCAGATACG GGTTTCTCGGATGCTCGGTATGGGGATGTGGTGATAGTGCGCCCCATGAGGGACTACTCATCCAAAGAGATCGCCTTCTACAGCAGAATGTTTAATGTGCCCTCAGTTTTTATCTCAGGACTGGATACCAAG ACCCAGGATAAAGCCAGCATCCAGCGACTGACGGAGAGTTTCGTCACCAACCTACAGTCTGACTTCCCCTCCACCGTTAGCACTATCTACAG AACTAGTGAGAAACTTCATACGGTAATTCCTCCTCAAAGTCAAACGGCTGAACCTGCCTCTAAGTGCCTGCTGTGTCTC